From Candidatus Binataceae bacterium, one genomic window encodes:
- the metH gene encoding methionine synthase, producing MTTNAQRIKLLGELLAERILVLDGAFGTFVLGHHLSAEDYGGASLEGCNENVVRTRPDLIREMHDGFLEVGADIIETASFGSTRIVLAEYGLERDTRELNRLAAVLAREEADKFSTSAKPRFVAGSMGPTTKSISVTGGATFDDMAASYQEQAEGLIEGGVDILLLETVQDTLNCKAGLVGIERAIEKLGVAPAVSVSGTIETMGTLLAGQDIEAFYTSLAHRDLLWMGLNCATGPDFMTDHLRTLAGISRFYVACVPNAGLPDEEGRYNETPAMLAAKVARFAENGWINLVGGCCGTVPEHIKLLVDAVANIKPRTRSTLRRSVVSGIETLVIDQDTRPIVVGERTNVLGSRKFKRLIADGKFEEASEVGRAQVRRGAHILDVCLQDPDRDELADVTTFLEIEVKKVKVPLMIDSTDHRVIEESLKRTPGKSLINSINLEDGEERFQKVVPLARRYGSALVVGCIDEDKQQAQAVTRERKLAIAQRSHQLLTEKYGVEPEDIIFDPLVFPVGTGDANYIGSGIETIEGIRLIKEALPSCKTILGVSNVSFGLPEAGREVLNSVMLYHCVQAGLDLAIVNSEKLQRYPSIPEEERKLAEDLIWWRGADPIAAFAAHFRGKKAALSTDNRKDLPLDERLARYILEGSKDGLTDDLDEALKDRKPLEIINGPLMKGMDEVGRLFNANQMIVAEVLQSAEAMKAAVAHLEPHMEKAESATKGRIVLATVKGDVHDIGKNLVEIILGNNGYRVINLGIKVPPEELIKAYREHRPDAIGLSGLLVKSAQMMVLTVQDLRTAEIACPILVGGAALSNRFTRMKIAPEYGGIVAYANDAMVGLDLANQLMDYERRETLGRKLDEQSRKMLETAPRAVESAPAENRKSSVRRDVEIPIPPDLKLHVTRDYDLGEIFRYINPKSLYAKHLGFQNFVEEFESGNPKARELHERVEEVEQIMLARPDITANAIYKFFPAQSDGDRTISIFSPDGHTVLQSFTFGRQSEAPYLCLADYVAERGSRTDYLGMFITTIGTGVRALADQWKNDGDYLRSHILQVLANEGAEAFAELLHLKMRLMWGIGDPPGLTMKDLYQARYHGKRYSFGYPACPRMEDQEQLFRALEVENNGIGAGLTEGYMMEPESCVSAIVFHHPETKYFALSQNDIERLEREFDDIQKKRAAG from the coding sequence ATGACCACCAACGCGCAAAGGATCAAGTTGCTGGGCGAATTGCTCGCCGAGCGGATTCTCGTCCTCGATGGCGCGTTCGGCACCTTCGTCCTGGGACATCATCTATCGGCCGAGGATTACGGCGGCGCGAGCCTCGAGGGCTGCAACGAAAATGTCGTCCGCACGCGGCCCGACCTGATTCGCGAGATGCACGACGGCTTCCTCGAAGTCGGCGCCGACATTATCGAAACCGCGAGCTTCGGCTCGACGCGAATCGTACTCGCCGAGTATGGCCTGGAGCGCGATACGCGTGAGCTCAACCGCCTCGCCGCAGTGCTCGCGCGCGAAGAGGCCGACAAGTTCAGCACCTCAGCCAAACCGCGCTTCGTCGCGGGCTCAATGGGTCCAACGACCAAGAGCATCTCCGTCACCGGCGGCGCGACCTTCGACGACATGGCGGCCTCATACCAGGAGCAGGCCGAAGGCCTGATCGAAGGCGGCGTTGACATCCTGTTGCTGGAGACCGTGCAGGACACGCTCAACTGCAAGGCCGGTCTCGTCGGTATCGAGCGCGCGATCGAAAAGCTGGGTGTCGCGCCGGCGGTCTCGGTCTCGGGCACGATCGAAACGATGGGCACGCTGCTCGCCGGCCAGGATATCGAGGCGTTCTATACCTCGCTCGCGCACCGCGATCTGCTCTGGATGGGCCTCAACTGCGCGACCGGTCCCGACTTCATGACCGACCACCTGCGGACGCTCGCCGGAATCTCGCGCTTCTACGTGGCATGCGTTCCCAATGCCGGCCTGCCCGACGAAGAGGGACGCTACAACGAGACGCCCGCGATGCTCGCTGCGAAGGTCGCGCGCTTTGCCGAGAATGGATGGATCAACCTGGTCGGCGGATGCTGCGGCACGGTGCCCGAGCATATCAAGCTGCTGGTCGATGCGGTCGCGAACATCAAGCCGCGCACGCGCTCGACGCTGCGGCGCTCGGTCGTCTCGGGAATCGAGACGCTCGTCATAGATCAGGATACGCGGCCAATCGTTGTCGGCGAGCGGACCAACGTGCTCGGCAGCCGCAAGTTCAAGCGCCTCATCGCGGACGGCAAGTTCGAGGAAGCGTCAGAGGTGGGCCGCGCGCAGGTGCGGCGCGGCGCGCATATTCTGGACGTTTGCCTTCAGGATCCCGACCGCGATGAGCTCGCGGACGTGACGACGTTCCTCGAGATCGAAGTCAAAAAAGTCAAAGTTCCGCTGATGATCGACAGCACCGATCATCGCGTTATCGAAGAGTCACTGAAGCGCACGCCCGGCAAGTCGCTGATCAATTCGATCAACCTCGAAGACGGCGAGGAGCGATTCCAGAAAGTGGTGCCGCTCGCGCGGCGCTATGGCTCGGCGCTCGTTGTCGGATGTATCGACGAGGACAAGCAGCAGGCGCAAGCCGTCACGCGCGAGCGCAAACTCGCGATCGCCCAGCGCTCGCACCAGCTGCTCACGGAAAAATACGGCGTCGAGCCCGAGGACATCATCTTCGATCCGCTGGTGTTCCCGGTCGGCACTGGTGATGCGAATTACATCGGCAGCGGCATCGAGACCATCGAAGGCATCCGGCTCATCAAAGAGGCGCTGCCGAGCTGCAAAACGATTCTCGGCGTCTCCAACGTTTCTTTCGGACTGCCCGAGGCGGGCCGCGAAGTGCTGAACTCCGTCATGCTCTATCACTGCGTGCAGGCCGGCCTCGATCTCGCGATCGTCAACTCCGAGAAGCTCCAGCGCTACCCGTCGATTCCCGAAGAGGAGCGCAAGCTCGCCGAGGATCTCATCTGGTGGCGCGGCGCCGATCCGATCGCGGCGTTCGCGGCGCACTTCCGCGGCAAGAAGGCTGCGCTATCCACCGATAACCGCAAGGACCTGCCGCTCGATGAGCGCCTCGCGCGCTACATCCTCGAAGGCTCCAAGGACGGCCTCACCGACGACCTCGACGAGGCGCTCAAAGATCGCAAACCGCTCGAAATCATCAACGGCCCGTTGATGAAGGGCATGGACGAGGTCGGCCGGCTCTTCAACGCCAACCAGATGATCGTCGCCGAAGTGCTACAGTCAGCCGAGGCGATGAAAGCCGCCGTCGCGCATCTCGAGCCGCACATGGAAAAGGCCGAGAGCGCGACCAAGGGCCGGATCGTGCTCGCGACGGTCAAGGGCGACGTTCACGACATCGGCAAGAACCTCGTCGAGATTATCCTCGGCAACAACGGCTATCGCGTCATCAATCTCGGCATCAAGGTTCCGCCCGAGGAACTGATCAAGGCCTATCGCGAGCATCGTCCCGACGCGATCGGGCTCTCGGGGCTGCTCGTCAAGTCCGCGCAGATGATGGTGCTCACAGTTCAGGATCTCAGGACCGCGGAGATCGCATGCCCGATCCTGGTGGGCGGCGCGGCCCTCTCGAACCGCTTCACGCGGATGAAGATCGCGCCCGAGTACGGCGGAATCGTCGCCTACGCCAACGACGCGATGGTGGGCCTCGACCTCGCCAATCAGCTCATGGACTATGAGCGGCGCGAAACGCTCGGCCGCAAGCTCGACGAACAGTCGCGCAAGATGCTCGAGACGGCTCCCAGGGCGGTCGAGAGCGCTCCCGCGGAGAATCGGAAGTCGTCAGTGCGGCGCGATGTTGAAATCCCGATACCGCCCGACCTGAAGCTCCACGTCACCCGCGACTACGATCTCGGCGAGATTTTCAGATACATCAATCCGAAGAGCCTCTACGCCAAGCATCTCGGCTTCCAGAATTTTGTCGAGGAATTCGAGTCGGGAAATCCCAAAGCGCGCGAGCTCCACGAGCGCGTCGAGGAAGTCGAACAAATAATGCTGGCACGGCCGGACATCACGGCCAACGCGATTTACAAGTTCTTCCCGGCGCAGTCGGACGGCGATCGCACTATTTCGATTTTCTCTCCTGACGGCCATACTGTGCTCCAGTCCTTTACATTTGGCCGGCAGAGCGAGGCGCCCTACCTCTGTCTTGCCGACTATGTAGCGGAGCGCGGCTCACGAACTGACTATCTGGGGATGTTCATCACGACCATCGGCACAGGAGTCCGTGCGCTCGCCGATCAATGGAAGAACGATGGCGATTACCTGCGCTCGCATATCCTGCAAGTGCTGGCCAACGAGGGCGCCGAAGCATTCGCGGAATTATTGCATCTCAAGATGCGGCTGATGTGGGGTATCGGCGATCCGCCGGGGCTCACGATGAAAGATCTCTACCAGGCGCGGTATCATGGCAAGCGTTACTCATTTGGCTATCCTGCTTGCCCGCGGATGGAAGATCAGGAGCAGTTGTTCCGCGCGCTCGAGGTTGAGAACAACGGGATTGGCGCCGGGCTGACCGAAGGCTACATGATGGAGCCGGAAAGCTGCGTCAGCGCAATAGTATTTCACCATCCTGAGACAAAATACTTCGCGCTATCGCAGAACGATATCGAACGCCTCGAACGCGAATTCGACGATATCCAGAAAAAGCGCGCCGCGGGTTGA
- a CDS encoding secondary thiamine-phosphate synthase enzyme YjbQ: MRSSESQARHFITLADAVIEVKTSEPIEFIDLTDHINTHLAENQIESGQVTVFSRHTTAAIKINEAEELLLLDFKRMLRELCPPHAEYDHNDMSRRKPPIAPDERPNAHSHLMHLLLSTSETIPVIDGRLALGTWQRVFLVELDGPRPREVMIRCAGLHPHERAETVELRAHNGSARRARAK; this comes from the coding sequence ATGCGATCGAGCGAATCGCAAGCCCGCCATTTCATCACGCTTGCCGATGCTGTCATCGAAGTTAAGACCAGCGAACCAATCGAATTCATCGATCTGACTGATCACATCAATACTCACTTGGCTGAAAATCAGATCGAAAGCGGTCAGGTCACGGTTTTCTCGCGTCATACTACTGCCGCGATCAAGATCAACGAAGCGGAAGAGCTCCTGCTGCTCGATTTCAAGCGGATGCTACGCGAGCTGTGCCCGCCGCATGCGGAGTACGATCACAATGATATGAGCCGGCGCAAGCCACCGATCGCGCCGGATGAGAGGCCGAACGCGCATTCGCACCTGATGCACCTGCTGCTTTCGACCAGCGAAACGATCCCGGTAATCGATGGCCGCCTGGCGCTTGGTACGTGGCAGCGAGTCTTTCTGGTAGAACTGGATGGTCCACGGCCGCGCGAAGTTATGATTCGCTGCGCGGGTTTACATCCGCACGAACGAGCGGAGACCGTTGAGCTTCGCGCGCACAATGGCAGCGCGCGGCGCGCTCGCGCGAAGTAG
- the gmd gene encoding GDP-mannose 4,6-dehydratase, with translation MAKVALITGVTGQDGSYLAEFLLKKDYEVHGIVRRSSSFATGRIDHLHRGFGANGGGLQLHYGDLGDGTGLRRIVEQVNPDEVYNLAAQSHVRISFDQPEYTADVVGLGALRLLEAVRDFNQRRGRAARLYQAGSSEMFGKVQEVPQRETTLFHPRSPYACAKVYAHWQTTNYRESYGLFACNGILFNHESPRRGENFVTRKITRSAGRIKLGLQDKLALGNLEARRDWGFAGDYVEAMWLMLQQDQPDDYVIATGETHSVQEFLECAFDRLKLDWKKMVEIDPRHFRPAEVDILMGDYAKARRQLEWKPRVKFKELVELMVDADLELAQRELKERSK, from the coding sequence ATGGCCAAAGTTGCATTAATTACTGGTGTCACGGGTCAGGACGGCTCCTATCTTGCCGAATTCCTGCTGAAAAAGGACTACGAAGTTCACGGCATCGTGCGCCGTTCGTCGAGCTTCGCCACCGGACGCATCGATCATCTGCATCGCGGCTTTGGTGCGAATGGCGGCGGCCTGCAGCTTCACTACGGTGATCTTGGCGACGGTACCGGTCTGCGGCGAATCGTCGAGCAGGTTAATCCCGACGAGGTTTACAATCTCGCCGCGCAATCACACGTGCGGATTTCGTTCGATCAGCCCGAGTACACGGCCGACGTGGTCGGGCTCGGCGCGCTGCGGCTGCTCGAGGCGGTGCGCGATTTCAATCAGCGTCGTGGCCGCGCTGCGCGGCTCTATCAGGCCGGATCATCCGAAATGTTCGGCAAGGTGCAGGAAGTTCCACAGCGCGAGACGACGCTTTTCCATCCGCGCAGTCCCTATGCGTGCGCGAAAGTCTACGCTCACTGGCAGACCACCAATTATCGCGAATCGTACGGCCTGTTCGCCTGCAACGGTATCCTGTTCAATCACGAATCGCCGCGCCGCGGTGAAAATTTCGTGACCCGCAAAATCACGCGCAGCGCCGGACGCATCAAGCTCGGGCTCCAGGACAAGCTCGCGCTCGGCAATCTCGAGGCGCGCCGCGACTGGGGCTTCGCCGGCGACTATGTCGAAGCGATGTGGCTGATGCTGCAGCAGGATCAGCCGGACGATTACGTAATTGCGACCGGCGAAACCCATTCGGTCCAGGAATTTCTCGAGTGCGCGTTCGATCGGCTCAAGCTCGATTGGAAGAAGATGGTCGAGATTGACCCGCGGCATTTCCGGCCCGCGGAAGTCGATATTCTGATGGGCGACTATGCGAAGGCGCGTCGCCAGCTCGAATGGAAACCGCGGGTCAAGTTCAAAGAGCTGGTCGAATTGATGGTCGATGCCGATCTTGAGCTCGCGCAACGCGAGCTCAAGGAGCGGAGCAAATAA